Below is a genomic region from Sulfitobacter guttiformis.
TGGGTGTTACAGCGTTCTTGGAAAGTGTGCCTTCTGGTCACGCTCTGCCTGCTGTTCATCATCAATCAGGGATATTGGGAGGAAACAACCGATAGCCTTGCGCTCGTACTGTCGTCTTGTGTGGTGTGCATGGGGCTGGGTGTGCCCATGGGCATATTCCTCGCGCATCGTCCCCGCGCCTATCAGTTCATCAGCCCCGTTCTGGACCTGATGCAGACCCTTCCCACTTTCGTCTACCTGATCCCCGCGATCGTGTTTTTCGGCCTCGGCATGGTGCCGGGCCTATTTGCAACTGTGATCTTCGTGATCCCCGCCCCGATCCGGCTAACATACCTTGGCGTGTCCAAGACCCCAACGGAATTGACCGAAGCCGCAGTGGCATTTGGCGCGACCCCCACCCAACTCCTCTGGAAAGTCGAATTGCCCTATGCGGTGCCCCAGATCATGGCTGGCCTGAACCAAGTCATCATGCTGTCCCTATCGATGGTTGTGATCGCCGCCTATGTCGGCGCTGACGGACTTGGCAAACCTGTGGTGCAGGCGCTTGGGCGCAATGATCCGGGTTTGGGGTTTGAATCAGGCTTTGTCATTGTCGCTGTTGCGATCATGCTGGACCGTATGCTGCGGGTGAAGCGATCATGAACGCTGTAGAATTTGATAACGTCAGCATCGTATTTGGTGATAATCCAGCCAGTGCATTACCCCTGATGGATGCAGGGCAGC
It encodes:
- the choW gene encoding choline ABC transporter permease subunit, whose protein sequence is MDWLETYKIPMDDMSEAIVDWLKTHARPFFDTLSDGLEWMIDGIVWALQTPPTLLIVVLFVALTWVLQRSWKVCLLVTLCLLFIINQGYWEETTDSLALVLSSCVVCMGLGVPMGIFLAHRPRAYQFISPVLDLMQTLPTFVYLIPAIVFFGLGMVPGLFATVIFVIPAPIRLTYLGVSKTPTELTEAAVAFGATPTQLLWKVELPYAVPQIMAGLNQVIMLSLSMVVIAAYVGADGLGKPVVQALGRNDPGLGFESGFVIVAVAIMLDRMLRVKRS